A genomic window from Sphingobacterium sp. BN32 includes:
- a CDS encoding NADH-quinone oxidoreductase subunit D produces the protein MGKEQYEAGLRNYEQKIANVSSQEMVINMGPQHPSTHGVLRLELITDGEIVKDIIPHLGYLHRCFDKHAESINYTKSIPFTDRLDYLASMNNSHAFVMGVERMLGIEKKIPKRIEYIRVLVCELNRIASHLIAIGTYGIDIGAFTPFMWCFRDREHIMNMLEWASGSRMLYNYIWIGGLFYDVPVNFEARCQEFIDYFKPKLVELDDLLSNNQIFISRTANIGVLPADVAINYGCTGPMLRASGVKWDLRRVDAYSVYPEIDFEIPVGKGEMGKLGDCWDRYKVRVDEIKESVKIIEQCITRLETDFKRTTDFDPRALVPKKVNLKVQDYYVRAENPKGELGFYFVTAEKTDIPRRVKARGPSFNNLSVLPELGKGVLIADLIAILGSIDIVLGEVDR, from the coding sequence ATGGGGAAAGAACAATACGAAGCTGGCTTGAGGAATTACGAACAGAAGATTGCTAATGTATCCTCCCAAGAAATGGTCATCAACATGGGGCCGCAGCACCCTTCCACGCATGGCGTCCTGCGATTAGAGCTGATTACTGACGGAGAAATCGTCAAAGATATTATCCCGCATCTAGGATACTTACATCGCTGTTTTGATAAGCATGCTGAATCCATCAATTATACCAAGAGCATTCCTTTTACGGATAGGCTAGACTATCTAGCATCTATGAACAACAGCCATGCCTTTGTTATGGGTGTAGAACGAATGCTTGGAATAGAGAAGAAAATACCAAAGCGAATTGAATATATACGGGTCTTAGTATGCGAACTTAACCGTATCGCATCTCATTTGATTGCCATTGGAACCTATGGTATCGATATTGGTGCCTTTACACCATTTATGTGGTGCTTTCGCGATCGCGAACATATCATGAATATGTTGGAATGGGCATCGGGATCCAGAATGCTATATAACTATATTTGGATCGGAGGACTGTTTTACGATGTTCCCGTTAATTTCGAAGCACGTTGTCAGGAATTTATAGACTATTTCAAGCCTAAGTTAGTCGAATTGGATGACCTGCTCTCCAATAATCAAATTTTTATTTCCCGGACGGCCAATATTGGGGTGTTGCCAGCGGATGTGGCAATCAATTATGGTTGCACCGGTCCAATGCTTCGTGCTTCCGGCGTAAAGTGGGACCTTAGAAGGGTAGATGCTTATTCTGTATATCCGGAAATAGACTTTGAAATCCCTGTCGGAAAAGGGGAGATGGGAAAACTAGGCGATTGTTGGGATCGTTATAAAGTACGCGTCGATGAGATCAAAGAGTCCGTAAAGATTATTGAGCAATGTATTACTCGATTAGAAACTGATTTTAAACGGACAACAGATTTTGATCCCCGCGCGTTGGTTCCGAAGAAAGTCAACCTAAAAGTGCAAGACTACTATGTTCGCGCAGAAAACCCCAAAGGAGAGCTCGGGTTTTATTTCGTAACAGCAGAGAAAACAGATATTCCAAGACGCGTAAAAGCAAGAGGACCAAGTTTTAACAACCTCTCAGTCCTGCCTGAACTGGGAAAAGGGGTGCTCATTGCTGATTTAATAGCAATATTAGGATCAATCGATATTGTGCTTGGTGAAGTCGACAGATAG